The sequence below is a genomic window from Magnetococcales bacterium.
GCAGGCCGATGCCGTGCAGGGCCAGGCGCAACAGGCCGGCCACCGCCAGACATCCCGCATCGGAGAGGGCATTGTTGTGCGTCACCCGTGCCTGAGCCAGCACCGCCCGCCGGGTCTCCTCCTCCTGCCGATCCCAGGTGGCCAACACCGCGGGCAACAGGCGCATGCAGGCCCCGTTGCCCGCGTCGGTTTCGCTCGGCGGAGCCAGAGGCACTCCGGTGCGCCGGAAATGCAGCAGTCCGCGACGCACCGTATTGCCGATATCCACCGGCTTGCTGCGCATCCAACCGTCGAAAGCACGGGCCGCCAACTCCGCGTCCAGGCGCTTTTCGGCCAGAATCGCCTCCCCCAGGGCCAGCGCCATGGTGGTGTCGTCGGTGACCGCTCCCGGCTTGAGGTGCAGCCAGCCGCCCCCTCGCAAACGATCATGCACCCCGTATTGGGCCCGAATCTCCCCCGGCGTCATGAACTCCACCGTGGCCCCCAGGGCATCCCCCACCGCCAACCCCAGATAGGCCCCCACCGCCCGCTGCTGCAGCAGGCTGCCTTCCGGGGCTAAATTTCGGGACCGAAACACCGGTCGTAATCCCGGCAAACCTGGCAGGTGGGCGCCCGGCACAGACCGACCCCCTCCCGTTCGCACAACTGTCGGTAAAAAAACTTCTTCCATTTCAT
It includes:
- the draG gene encoding ADP-ribosyl-[dinitrogen reductase] hydrolase, coding for MFRSRNLAPEGSLLQQRAVGAYLGLAVGDALGATVEFMTPGEIRAQYGVHDRLRGGGWLHLKPGAVTDDTTMALALGEAILAEKRLDAELAARAFDGWMRSKPVDIGNTVRRGLLHFRRTGVPLAPPSETDAGNGACMRLLPAVLATWDRQEEETRRAVLAQARVTHNNALSDAGCLAVAGLLRLALHGIGLPEWIRGPLAALNAAFPVFRFRTERPTLNPSGYIVETLQVVFQGVVDSDSFEEALITVVNRGGDADTTGAIAGMLAGALYGVKAIPARWLDALDPNVREACRRQALGLIGIQGGILRDNH